taaaattgtataataaatataattataatatttctgtttaaaaatttatgaattttaactaaattataaataaacattatatttatttatgaataatgtatatttgtacttTAAGAACAACAAAATTGATttgaatgtaaaaaaaatgttcatggaattttttattaataaaattgttaataatttaaatacatttatgttAATAGTTCCTTGTAGCACTTATTAGTACTTCAATATTATTCtagtaataatttattataaatctTAATTTGTATTGTTATTTATGACCTGTAAACATGAGTTCCATAGAATAAATCATAAAAGTggataaaaaatatcttaatgaaattcatttatgcatgagttttatatataaaatatgcattattatgttatattgcgaaattaatattattcaacttgtatgaataataatatcatggttaattttttattattaatacaatatatagtgaacctttataaaattaataaaaatgttcaaGAAAATTTAGTTAGAATTTTTATGAGAactataataacaaaataagaaatataaatattaagatTATATACTTGTTAATTCATTATGATTATAATatctttaataatatattataaatgaatattaaaattttatatatgcataaatatcaTATAATCCTTTTATAGacctataaaaataataaagttattgcgtatatatatatatatatatatatatttatgaacatctaattattcaaattaaagctatataattgtttataaTTGCCTTTTAGTattaattaaacaaaaatgatcatattttataagtactcaaatatattttcacattttattttagatAGCAGCATTGActacatatttaatataaggGTTCTCaaagaagatatatatatatatgtatattttttttaatataaataatttaatataaggAATATAATAAACTATTAATAACCAAGTGTAGTGCAACACTGGATTATACAATTAttcaatattaatatattattacaatatttcttattaatccaagaaatattatgttataaCTGTTAGTTACATATTAGGTTAGAAACAGATTCaataatctttttaaaatatatatatatatatatatatatattatagatttttattcataataacGTGTTTCcctttatattaatataaagtcAAAGTaaattactaaaatatataattttactccttttttccagtaatacattaataacgatattattattaaagaaacaaaaatatatttcattttaatggaaaaaataatattatatttttataatattttaaaattaaattagataaaataattataaagacattaattatttaaaaaaaaaaaataaattaacttataataaagtatgcatatatttaaatgaattcTTATATTGAGCACTAATGGGCgattgaatattttaattggGGAAATGAGGTTACCAATTTAGATAATGCAATAAcgtaacatatatataaaaaagaaaatatacatcttaaaaatttatgttataaatTCAATTTGTCTTATGATTTcattgaaataaattatctattaagaaataagacaaaaaaataatttttaaaatttcataaattaatattttattatttaatacatattaaataattttttttttttatatatattatttaaaacattcttatttttattgaaaaatgtgttaatataacgttaatatgtataatctttaagaaataaaaaaaattatataagcGGAATAATTTTTCAGTATCTTCATTTCAATCCTTATATTTCATGAATGGATTTTTCGTTTAAACTAATCATTACACTCTTCTTTCtgatttttttccttctggTATCAGAAACATTAAGATATGTGCTTTTTACCTTCATCTGAAATAACTTGAATATTGTTAGAGTTTATATTGAATGTActtttatgaatttataggaactattattctattatttaataatattttctgctatatttttatcatctgTGGAATTTAAATTTGCATCATCCTCTCTTATCCAATCTTCTAGATCCTGTATAAGAcaatctttatttttataaccaTGAATTTCCAGATTTTCTCCATCTTCTAAAACATTTCCTTTATCTCTATATATGTTATCTGTAATATCTGATATTCCGTCTGAATTTTCTATTGTAATCAATTCATTTATAAAGCTGTCCATACGTGATTCCCTATTTCCTATATACTCTTCTTTTTTGCATTCTTCTAATACCATTATGAGTACGAGTATACACAGCCTTTTTagcaattttatatttatatatttctttaattttttatgacgTTGATTGTTCTCCAGTTCTTCCATACTTAATAGggattcatttttatattcatctcTTATATTCTGGAATTCTTCTTCAAACCCGTTAAACAACTCATGTTCCAAATGTTGTTCTATAATTTTACCCTTTTTTGATACCCACTGTCTCCACATATCTTTTTGATAATTCATAAAAGGAATTTTATGATTTTCATTTGAcaatattgtttttaaatcTTCACTTGTTTTTAAGTGAGCTTGTTCTGTTTTCCATTCATctttcaaattattaaacCATTCTagttttttcaatttttcagtAACATTTCCATATCTTTCTATCCATTTATTCCATAGAATTTGTTTGTTTTCAAAATCACTAGtatttttagtattttcCACTATTTTATCATTTGCTAAATTAGTACTTGttccataatttttatctaaGAGTTCTTGTAGGCATATTTCCAAgaattctattttattagattcccattcttcatttttaaaattttgaagtACTTCCATATGTACTTCTATAATAGTTTTGTTCCTGTTCTTTCGCTTTGAAgcacttatatttttgttcaaattgtgttcatatatttttatattttttactattccTTTATCATAATATGTTGGGTCTTGTATGTAATCATGTAATAAAAactcactttttttttcagaagGTGAAGGTAGTTGTATTCTCAGAAAATGCACTTGTCtactttttatcttttttttttttttaaatctccCTATTAAAGAATACTgtagtataaataaaatatatttataatataaattgcTACAATTATCAAAtgtttattacatttttaatagttAAGTTCTATcttactttaataaaaagggagagtataataataaatagaatGCTTATTAAAATAGATGATATGTATGTGTTACGTGAATTTTCGTCTTGACCtgcaaaaatttttcaatGTACACATTAATTAATtcagttaaaaaaataataaaaatataagtagaATTGATTATACCTAGATTATTATTAGCTTCAGGAATAGTTACATATTTAGAGGAAGGAAATGAGCTTTGATGAGATGGAGAAATGGCTTGAGTACTTTGTTGTACTCTTGGAATTTTATGTGCTAGAGGTTGTAATGTAGTCTGGCTTTGTATTTCTGTTCTTGAAGAATTAGAAGCTGTAGAAGGTTCTGATATTCCAGACTGTGTAGAGGATGTAACTTCATACTGATCAGTTCTACTTACTGTAGTTTCTTTTATAGCTGCTGATGGAGCTTTATCTTGAACTTGGGGTTCAGGTGACTGTTGATTTCTGAGTGCAGACAGAGTTTCTTTtgactttttttcttcagaATTAGATGGAATTTCAGGTGTTACTGgatcattttctttttttgtaatttcagTTTCTATTTTAGGTTCTGTATCTTCCCTTACATCTGGATTAATTCTTATGCATAtgggaatatttttaaatgtgttAGGATTAAGTACGTTGCATGTTTTTGTTGGAAATACCTTTTTTCTTGAATAAcatttgtaattatttttaatgaagtCACTTTGACTCtcaaaatttttcttatttactTGAAACCATACTTTAAATTCATTACATTTAGTTTCACAAAAAGTAtcattacatttatatatatttggtttttccaaaaaaagcCGTAGATCTttcatatacttttttttttgttcacaAAAATCATCTGCTTGATATGATATATTCAATAGATCTTTATCATTTTGCTCTAAAATCATAGGACATCCTCCATATTTAGTCAAACCATTATAGTTAGATTGAAGCCATTTCTTAAGTCCTTCTTCCCATGTACCTTGTTGAACGTATTGTGGTGCGGacttttcattaattaaataCTGAGCCAATTGTAAGCATCCATTTCtaaaatttacattatcTGTCTCTGTCTTTAAGTAAgttgttttttctttaacaTGTTTTCTAACATTTCTAAACTTCGTCGTGGTAAGGTATGTTCCTGCTATGCTACCTAATCCATAAACGTTCTATATTCAAAAGATTTATTAGGAATTATATAAGAATGAGTTTTTGTGTTAGTTTTGTTACCtacttattataataaatataataaatatgaataaatttagatatattaaaaaacattgAACATTACCGATGTAAAACAATTTTCCATAGTGGCTTTACATTCATACTTTAGGTTATTGTAGGTAATAATCTTAAAGtataattcaaatatatttattaatatttattaataacataatattaaaattgatatatattaacatataaaatataataaacaattccataaaaatatattagagtaatgtaaaaaaattgaatacaTTAACATTTATATCCTTCTTAACTTATTTTAccttaaattaatatatcacAACAATGGATATATCCTTACAGTGTAGTGatattaaataacaaatatatacatatttgtatataaattttatctgctttttataaggaaaaattcATGTAGttatcaataaaaaattatatatatgtatataaataagttgtatgaaaaatattgtgaagaattattatt
This genomic interval from Plasmodium brasilianum strain Bolivian I chromosome Unknown PB_00_04, whole genome shotgun sequence contains the following:
- a CDS encoding STP1 protein, whose translation is MENCFTSNVYGLGSIAGTYLTTTKFRNVRKHVKEKTTYLKTETDNVNFRNGCLQLAQYLINEKSAPQYVQQGTWEEGLKKWLQSNYNGLTKYGGCPMILEQNDKDLLNISYQADDFCEQKKKYMKDLRLFLEKPNIYKCNDTFCETKCNEFKVWFQVNKKNFESQSDFIKNNYKCYSRKKVFPTKTCNVLNPNTFKNIPICIRINPDVREDTEPKIETEITKKENDPVTPEIPSNSEEKKSKETLSALRNQQSPEPQVQDKAPSAAIKETTVSRTDQYEVTSSTQSGISEPSTASNSSRTEIQSQTTLQPLAHKIPRVQQSTQAISPSHQSSFPSSKYVTIPEANNNLGRFKKKKKIKSRQVHFLRIQLPSPSEKKSEFLLHDYIQDPTYYDKGIVKNIKIYEHNLNKNISASKRKNRNKTIIEVHMEVLQNFKNEEWESNKIEFLEICLQELLDKNYGTSTNLANDKIVENTKNTSDFENKQILWNKWIERYGNVTEKLKKLEWFNNLKDEWKTEQAHLKTSEDLKTILSNENHKIPFMNYQKDMWRQWVSKKGKIIEQHLEHELFNGFEEEFQNIRDEYKNESLLSMEELENNQRHKKLKKYINIKLLKRLCILVLIMVLEECKKEEYIGNRESRMDSFINELITIENSDGISDITDNIYRDKGNVLEDGENLEIHGYKNKDCLIQDLEDWIREDDANLNSTDDKNIAENIIK